The Rhodococcus sp. 4CII genome includes the window GCCGATCCGCCGAATTGCGAGCGCACCGGGCAGCAACTATCTGCCCGGTGCGCTCGCCCAGAAGGAAAAGAGCGACCACCATGACCGAGCCCGGAAACCAACTTCCTCAGCTCGACCTGTTCATCTCGTGCGCTGTCCCCACCTGCGACTTCCCAGTCGTCGAACCCGGTGACGTGTGCACCGGATGTCAAGACGCGTTCGGCCACATGCTGCGAGCCCGACCCGCCGCACCGTGCCTATCACCGCAGCTCGATCCCGCACACTCCGCCGGCATCCCGGAGCAGAACAGGACGAGCCGGACCTCCAGCGCCACTGACGAGCTCACGCGGTCTCAGCGGTGCTGGTTGTGCGAGGAACGCCGGACCTGCACGAAGGTGCGTGGCCGCTGGGAGTGCCGAGGGTGCACCCGCGGATAGCTAGAGCGCCCGTCCGGTGCGGGCGATAAGAATCCCGCACCGGACGGAACTAGGAGGATTTCCGAACATCGGGCCCAGGGTGGCCCCGCGACGATCGAGTGCGATCGAATTCTATTCTCGCGCCATTCCTAAAAGGTTGGAATTAACTGTTTCCAATTCTTGGGATTCGATAATTCGAGCAGCTATTGCATCCACTCTCGACGCGAAATGTATTCCGTGAAATTCGCTTCTTCCTGGAGTGAAACACGCTACCGACCGTCGTGCGCTAACCGCGAGTCAATTCGACGAAAATGCAGCTAAACGCCATGATATCGAAGTGCGGTGGCGCGCTGGAGGCGGACGAAAAGAAATGCTCAAAAACTAGCCGATATATGTAGAAATATCTCCAATTTCGACTACAATAAGAATGGTAGAGAAAGCGCAAACGGGGAGGATCTAAAATGTCGGTTCAGGTGTACAGCAAAAGCTCGTGCGTGCAATGCACTGCCACCCACCGGGCCCTCGACAAAGAGGGGATCGAGTACTCCGTGATCGATCTGGAGGGCGACCCTCACGCCGTGAACGCTCTGCGGGCGCTCGGCTACAGCCAGGCCCCGGTCGTCATCGCCGGTGACCAGCATTGGGGCGGCTTCCGCCCTGACCGCATCAAAGCCCTCGTAGCTGCCTGAGTCCCTGCAACCGAGGAGGTCGCCATGTCGTACATCGCCGCGCCGATGCTGCGCCGATTGTCCATCGCCGCACTCGGTGGGGTGGCCGGCCTTCTCCTCGTGGTCGGCAGTGCCGAGACCGTGGCACAGCCTGCTCGATACGACCGCAGTTGGGAGACCGCACCTGAGGGCACTTCCTGCCGAATTGGACCCGGAGATCCCGGCCACGTCGTCGTGGCCAGGGTCAAGGGCAAGGTGTGGAACCAATGCCACCAGCTCCTTCCAGGCACGACCCGGCTCTACGAATGACGGCCCAGCCCACCGACCCGGCCCGCCGAACATGCCACCACGAAAGGACCGCCCAATGACCGCCGCCCTCGTGCTCGTCCCGGATGACACCGCCGCCGACACCGACCAGATTCAGGTCGGCGACATCGACACCAACACTCATACCGATGTCGAGGCCCTCTGCCTATGTGCTCTCCTGTGGGCGCCCACTGAGGCTGCGGCCCGGGCCGTCGCCGCCCTCGAGGCCGAAGATTTCGAACGACCCATCCACCGCGAACTGTTCACCGTGATCGCCCGACTCGTGCGCGCCGGAAAACCCCACGACACCACGATGGTCGCCGCCGAACTCGAACGCACCGGAAACCTCGCCGGCCACCACGGCTCCGAACGGTCCCGCTACCTGGCGAACATCACCACCCGCGGAGCCGATCACATCGCCGTCGACCACTACACCCGCACCGTTGTCAGCCAGGCGTACCGGCGCAGCTTCCGCGCCGCCGCCCAGTCCCTCGCTCAGGCCGCTGATCAGCTGCCCGAAGATCAGCTCTTCGAGCACATGGTCACTCTCGGCCGCCAGCAGCGAGCCGCCACCAACCGTCTCAACCACCTCAGAGGAGAAGACCAGTGACCTTCCACGCCAACGGCATTCACACCGACGACGAACGCGACGCGTGGAACCTCCATGAAGCTGGGCTCAGCTGGACGCAGGTGGGCCGGGAGATCGGCTGCACCGAATCCGCGGCCCGCGCGTTCGCCTCCGCCTACCAGCAGCGCACCGACGCAGCCGCGAACGAGAACCAAGGCGCTCTCTTCTGACCGACCCTCAACACACACTGGCCGTGTCCAGCAGACCCTTGTCCACCGACTACTTCCCAGGACTGCACCGATGACCACCGACATCCACCGAACGCATCAGACCGTCCGTCCCGATGGAGCGCCCGTCGCCCTCGACCATGCGGAAACCGGCATTCTCGAGACTTTCGTTCGCGCGCTTGCACTGCAAACCATCACTGAGGCCGCCGACGGCGGCGAGGAGGACCCGCGGGACACGCGCCGATGAGCGTTGAGTAACCATCGATCCAAGAGACCGGATCTGCGGAAATACGATCGATGTGAGCTGTCGGTACGCCTCGCTACTGTGCCCCGTATGAACTGGTGGGACGTCGAATTCGGCGAGATCAGGATGATGAGCGCCGAGGAAACGGCCGCCTTCCTCGCCGAGGTGAAACGCGATAATCGGACGCAACGACGTCAGCAACGGTTCCCAGATCACCGCCTCCGCCGGGCCAGCTTCATCCAACCGGTCGACGTCGACGGCAACGCCATCACCGAGCGCTTCACCTCCATGGACATCTACGCCCGTGACGGCGGGATATGCCAACTCTGCCTGGAACCAGTGGACTTCGACGCCCTGTACGGCCCGGAAGCCCTGTCGATCGACCACATCGACCGGGAAGGCCCCCACACACGGGCGAACTGCCGCCTCACCCACCTGTTCTGCAACAACGATGCGCAGTGGGCCAGCGGTTTCGATCCCGAGCTCGCCCGGGCCCGCCTGCACCACAAGGTCATCACCAACGAGAAGGTGGACCCGGCCGACCACTTCCCGCGACGGTCCCCGTTCACCGGCCACGTCGTCTCCTACGAGGAGCGGCGACAACAAGAATTCGCCGCCGCGGACATGGCGCAGCGCATCGACACTCCCCCACCACCGCGCACCGCGACCGAGCGGCTCGTCGCCGCCATCCGATCGCTCTTCCG containing:
- the nrdH gene encoding glutaredoxin-like protein NrdH, coding for MSVQVYSKSSCVQCTATHRALDKEGIEYSVIDLEGDPHAVNALRALGYSQAPVVIAGDQHWGGFRPDRIKALVAA
- a CDS encoding DnaB-like helicase N-terminal domain-containing protein; amino-acid sequence: MTAALVLVPDDTAADTDQIQVGDIDTNTHTDVEALCLCALLWAPTEAAARAVAALEAEDFERPIHRELFTVIARLVRAGKPHDTTMVAAELERTGNLAGHHGSERSRYLANITTRGADHIAVDHYTRTVVSQAYRRSFRAAAQSLAQAADQLPEDQLFEHMVTLGRQQRAATNRLNHLRGEDQ
- a CDS encoding HNH endonuclease — encoded protein: MNWWDVEFGEIRMMSAEETAAFLAEVKRDNRTQRRQQRFPDHRLRRASFIQPVDVDGNAITERFTSMDIYARDGGICQLCLEPVDFDALYGPEALSIDHIDREGPHTRANCRLTHLFCNNDAQWASGFDPELARARLHHKVITNEKVDPADHFPRRSPFTGHVVSYEERRQQEFAAADMAQRIDTPPPPRTATERLVAAIRSLFRRG